A single Polycladomyces subterraneus DNA region contains:
- a CDS encoding transporter substrate-binding domain-containing protein — MKRWSLILITVLSMILLAACGQVKIVDQSSSTDHLLDQIKKRGTIRFGTEGTYKPFSYHDEKTKQLVGFDIDVAKEVAKRLGVKAQFVEGPWDTLLSSLSVGRFDSVANQVGVKPERMKKFDFSKPYTVSYAVLVVHKDNKDIHGLADIKGKRAGQTPTSNYGQMAKKAGANLVSYEDMMTAMRDVAAKRVDVSINDRLAVAEMMKTVKLPVKVIPIPEEKGVSAFPVPKGNKDLVAAINRALDDMRKDGTLVKISEKWFGQDITK, encoded by the coding sequence ATGAAGCGTTGGAGCTTGATCCTGATCACGGTATTATCGATGATCCTGCTTGCCGCGTGCGGCCAAGTGAAGATCGTCGATCAATCCTCAAGCACGGATCATCTGTTGGATCAAATCAAAAAGCGGGGCACGATCCGCTTTGGAACGGAAGGAACCTACAAACCTTTCAGCTATCATGATGAGAAAACGAAGCAACTGGTCGGCTTCGATATCGACGTGGCCAAGGAAGTGGCCAAACGCTTGGGCGTAAAAGCACAGTTCGTAGAAGGTCCTTGGGACACGTTACTCAGCAGCCTCAGCGTGGGTCGCTTCGATTCGGTGGCCAACCAGGTCGGGGTCAAGCCGGAGCGAATGAAAAAATTCGACTTCTCCAAGCCGTACACCGTATCCTATGCAGTGTTGGTGGTGCACAAGGATAACAAGGACATTCACGGACTGGCGGATATCAAAGGAAAACGCGCCGGTCAAACTCCGACCAGCAACTACGGACAGATGGCCAAAAAAGCGGGTGCCAATCTCGTATCATATGAGGATATGATGACCGCGATGCGCGATGTGGCCGCCAAGCGGGTGGACGTCAGCATCAACGACCGACTGGCCGTAGCTGAAATGATGAAAACGGTGAAGCTGCCGGTCAAAGTGATTCCGATCCCGGAAGAAAAAGGGGTTTCCGCTTTCCCGGTGCCGAAGGGGAATAAAGACCTGGTGGCGGCGATCAACCGCGCATTGGACGATATGCGCAAAGACGGAACGTTGGTGAAGATTTCGGAGAAATGGTTTGGTCAGGACATCACGAAGTGA
- a CDS encoding amino acid ABC transporter permease produces the protein MSGWWEHIQWENIFDVQSAIESAPFVLKGITYTISISFVTMAIGLVLGLITAMARMSDNVLLRWPARAYISVIRGTPLLVQLLILYVGLPVIGISLTAIAAGVIGLSLNVGGYSAETIRGAILSIPKGQWEAAQSLNMTYWQTMRRIIIPQATRVALPSLANTFLSLVKDTSLLSVVTVPEMMYQAKIVGGQTYDYMTAYILVAIIYWIICTVLNVLQDWLEKRYSRFAA, from the coding sequence GTGAGTGGATGGTGGGAACACATCCAATGGGAAAATATCTTTGATGTCCAATCGGCGATCGAATCGGCACCGTTTGTATTGAAAGGGATCACATACACCATTTCTATCAGTTTCGTCACCATGGCGATTGGATTGGTGTTGGGACTCATCACCGCGATGGCCCGTATGTCGGACAACGTCCTGCTCAGATGGCCGGCTCGTGCCTACATCTCGGTAATCCGTGGCACGCCGTTGTTGGTGCAACTGCTCATTTTGTACGTCGGTTTGCCTGTGATCGGTATTTCCCTAACCGCAATTGCTGCTGGGGTGATCGGCTTATCGCTCAACGTGGGCGGATATTCGGCCGAAACGATTCGCGGTGCCATTCTCTCCATTCCCAAAGGGCAATGGGAGGCGGCACAATCTCTCAACATGACGTATTGGCAAACGATGCGGCGCATTATCATCCCGCAGGCGACGCGCGTGGCATTGCCGTCGCTGGCCAATACGTTCCTCAGTTTGGTCAAGGACACGTCGCTGTTGTCGGTTGTCACTGTGCCGGAGATGATGTATCAGGCGAAAATCGTCGGCGGCCAGACCTATGATTACATGACCGCCTACATTCTGGTGGCCATCATTTATTGGATCATTTGCACGGTACTCAATGTTTTGCAGGATTGGCTTGAAAAACGGTACAGCCGTTTTGCGGCGTGA
- a CDS encoding amino acid ABC transporter ATP-binding protein produces MIRIRGLRKQFGETEVLRGIDLDVNEGEVVCVIGPSGSGKSTLLRCINLLETPTAGTLAVAGKELSFGQGKVKEKDVRTLRSKTGMVFQSFNLFPHKTVLENVIEGPVVVKKADKRAAIEKAESLLKKVGLLEKRDEYPTRLSGGQQQRVAIARALAMEPEVLLFDEPTSALDPELVGEVLKTMKELAQENQTMVIVTHEMNFAKNVADRVLFMDAGQIVEQGTPQALFTEPKEERTRQFLAKMLADPTV; encoded by the coding sequence ATGATTCGCATTCGTGGTTTGAGGAAACAATTCGGAGAAACAGAAGTGTTGCGCGGGATCGATCTGGACGTGAATGAAGGCGAAGTCGTCTGTGTGATCGGTCCGAGCGGATCGGGGAAATCGACGCTGCTTCGGTGCATTAATCTGTTGGAAACGCCCACTGCCGGTACGCTCGCCGTCGCCGGTAAAGAACTATCGTTCGGACAGGGGAAAGTGAAGGAAAAGGACGTTCGCACCCTACGCAGCAAAACGGGGATGGTCTTCCAAAGCTTCAACTTGTTCCCTCACAAAACGGTGCTGGAAAATGTGATCGAAGGTCCGGTTGTGGTGAAAAAGGCGGACAAACGCGCCGCCATCGAGAAAGCGGAATCGCTGCTGAAAAAAGTGGGGTTGTTGGAGAAACGGGACGAATATCCGACGCGTCTCTCCGGGGGACAACAGCAACGGGTGGCGATTGCCAGAGCGTTGGCGATGGAGCCGGAAGTGCTGTTGTTTGATGAGCCCACCTCTGCTCTAGACCCCGAACTGGTGGGAGAAGTGCTGAAAACAATGAAGGAACTGGCACAGGAAAATCAGACGATGGTCATCGTCACCCACGAGATGAATTTCGCCAAAAACGTGGCCGACCGGGTGCTATTCATGGATGCAGGCCAAATCGTGGAGCAAGGAACACCGCAGGCGCTGTTCACCGAACCGAAAGAGGAGCGGACCCGGCAGTTTCTGGCCAAGATGCTGGCGGATCCGACGGTGTGA
- a CDS encoding MFS transporter: MAQKNSEVVKSALSSFIGTAIEWYDFFLYGTAAALVFPQLFFPESDPLIGTLQAFATFTLGFVARPFGGIIFGHYGDKIGRKSMLIITLMIMGIATALIGLLPTYESIGIWAPILLIVLRLLQGIGVGGEWGGAALMSVEHAPKGKRGFYGSWTQMGVPGGLLLSTAVFTMFSSLPEKQFLTWGWRIPFLVSFLLIGVGLFIRLRVMETPAFQKVKETQTEARLPILEVLKAHPKQVLQAMGARFAENGTFYIFSVFVLTYTTEQLGMPKSMALNGVTIATALEFIAVPLFGALSDRIGRRPVYMGGAAFTALFAFPFFWLLDTKSTFFTWLAIIIALALGHAAMYGPQAAFLSELFGTRVRYSGISIGYQLASVFAGGLAPLIATSLMAWAGGKPWTVAVYLIFMCLVTLISVYWTSETYQNEVSEKLAEAKSISS, encoded by the coding sequence ATGGCTCAGAAAAACAGCGAAGTCGTCAAATCAGCTCTATCCAGTTTCATCGGTACGGCTATCGAGTGGTATGACTTCTTTTTATATGGAACAGCAGCAGCTCTTGTCTTTCCTCAACTCTTCTTTCCAGAGTCTGATCCGCTGATTGGGACGCTGCAAGCTTTTGCGACTTTTACGCTGGGCTTTGTCGCGCGGCCATTTGGAGGAATCATTTTTGGTCATTACGGCGATAAAATTGGCCGTAAGTCCATGCTCATCATCACCCTGATGATCATGGGGATCGCCACCGCTTTGATCGGGCTGTTGCCCACTTATGAAAGCATCGGCATTTGGGCACCCATTCTGCTCATCGTCTTGCGCTTGCTGCAAGGGATCGGCGTAGGAGGAGAATGGGGAGGGGCTGCCTTGATGTCCGTAGAGCACGCGCCAAAAGGGAAAAGAGGTTTTTATGGAAGTTGGACACAGATGGGAGTACCGGGAGGGCTGTTGCTCTCGACCGCTGTATTCACCATGTTTTCGTCTCTGCCGGAGAAGCAATTTTTAACATGGGGGTGGCGAATCCCCTTCTTGGTCAGTTTTCTTCTCATCGGGGTAGGTCTGTTTATTCGCTTGCGTGTAATGGAAACACCCGCCTTCCAAAAAGTAAAGGAGACGCAAACAGAAGCCCGTCTACCAATCTTGGAAGTGTTGAAAGCGCATCCGAAACAGGTGCTGCAGGCGATGGGTGCGCGTTTTGCCGAGAACGGAACATTCTATATCTTTAGTGTATTTGTTCTTACCTATACGACTGAACAATTGGGAATGCCCAAAAGCATGGCGTTAAATGGAGTTACCATTGCTACCGCTCTAGAGTTTATCGCTGTGCCGCTGTTTGGCGCTCTGTCAGACCGTATCGGTCGTCGTCCGGTATACATGGGTGGAGCCGCGTTTACTGCATTATTTGCTTTCCCCTTCTTTTGGCTGCTTGACACGAAAAGTACCTTTTTTACTTGGCTGGCAATCATCATCGCGCTGGCGCTTGGTCATGCAGCGATGTATGGTCCGCAAGCTGCTTTCCTCTCTGAACTGTTTGGCACACGAGTACGCTATAGTGGAATCTCCATTGGTTATCAGTTGGCATCGGTATTTGCCGGAGGGCTCGCCCCGCTCATCGCCACTTCACTCATGGCCTGGGCGGGTGGTAAACCTTGGACAGTGGCTGTTTATTTGATCTTTATGTGTCTGGTCACGCTCATCTCAGTCTACTGGACTTCTGAAACGTATCAAAATGAGGTGTCAGAAAAGCTGGCCGAAGCAAAATCGATTTCATCTTAA
- a CDS encoding iron-containing alcohol dehydrogenase, with translation MINEFRIPSVVLYGRDSFSQVGVHAANLGSKALIVSDRIMEKLDYIRRCEQLLDQAGVASVSYLGVNSEPTDQHVATALELFQKENCDLLIAIGGGSCLDAAKAVSIVAVNGGYIGDYIGGKKEIAHQPIPLIAVPTTAGTGSEVTSVTVITNTTNDVKMMIKHPAFIPAVAIVDPILTLSSPPHVTAATGIDALCHAIEAYLSRRAQPLTDTLALSAIRLISQNIRTVYENGDHIVARENMALAAMQAGMAFSNASVCLVHGMSRPIGAIFHVPHGISNAMLLPAVLEFSKEACIERLACIGRVFSEDLKSVSDVEAADAVVSMIKQLCLDLDIPNMKQQGIDRTEFERVVDKMAADALESGSPGMNPRIPTHAEIVELYHYCYDYNFVNIR, from the coding sequence ATGATAAACGAGTTTCGCATACCGTCTGTTGTTCTTTATGGCCGTGATTCTTTTTCGCAAGTAGGTGTTCACGCTGCAAATTTAGGGAGCAAAGCACTGATCGTCAGCGATAGGATCATGGAAAAGCTCGATTATATCAGACGGTGTGAGCAATTACTCGACCAGGCTGGAGTTGCTTCCGTTTCTTACCTGGGTGTCAATTCAGAACCTACCGATCAACATGTCGCCACAGCGCTGGAACTTTTTCAAAAAGAAAACTGTGATCTCCTCATCGCCATTGGTGGAGGGAGTTGTCTGGACGCAGCCAAAGCAGTCTCGATCGTCGCGGTAAACGGTGGGTATATCGGTGATTACATCGGGGGGAAAAAAGAGATTGCCCACCAACCAATCCCATTGATTGCCGTCCCAACGACAGCCGGGACAGGATCAGAAGTGACCAGTGTGACCGTGATCACCAACACCACAAATGATGTAAAGATGATGATCAAACATCCCGCATTTATTCCCGCTGTAGCAATTGTCGATCCCATCTTAACCCTTTCATCACCGCCCCATGTTACCGCTGCCACCGGAATCGACGCATTATGTCATGCGATTGAGGCGTATCTGTCCCGACGGGCTCAACCCCTCACGGATACGTTGGCCTTGTCCGCGATTCGGTTAATTAGTCAGAATATAAGAACAGTTTATGAAAATGGAGATCATATTGTGGCCAGAGAAAATATGGCTTTAGCTGCGATGCAAGCAGGTATGGCTTTTTCAAATGCTTCCGTTTGCCTGGTTCATGGAATGTCCCGTCCGATCGGAGCCATTTTTCACGTTCCTCATGGCATTTCCAATGCGATGCTACTGCCGGCTGTGTTAGAGTTCAGCAAAGAGGCGTGCATCGAGCGATTGGCATGTATTGGGCGCGTTTTTTCCGAAGATTTGAAATCGGTTTCTGATGTTGAAGCGGCTGATGCTGTTGTCTCCATGATTAAGCAACTCTGCCTGGATCTTGACATTCCCAATATGAAACAACAGGGCATCGATCGGACCGAATTTGAACGAGTAGTCGATAAAATGGCTGCCGATGCCTTGGAAAGCGGGAGTCCGGGAATGAATCCACGCATTCCAACACATGCGGAAATCGTCGAGTTGTATCATTACTGTTATGATTATAATTTTGTAAATATTAGGTAA
- a CDS encoding YqhG family protein gives MNPQQVRNFAERYFLSQECSIIERSPAHLQVQLSVEADKDIMNRPFYWMYVERMGLPANPAILTLIFDPQAASPDLSGELMNFGSPRFALLLESAQKRGRFVRLFESPTTAAPHPLLSRPYVPWLGVNFLVSYVCDRKKDEIVDLGINLHSGEVVTSFYERLQHKHWSSKLPANRHVIQPQFGIAEGVGELEFTLQKHIEEQDRTWAYEAYEQLEQELDQLDLYYPDHMRLSDETRAEKKQRIGEAVWQYHPRVEVSVVNAGLFYLDGGS, from the coding sequence ATGAATCCACAACAAGTGCGCAACTTCGCTGAACGCTACTTTTTGTCCCAGGAATGCAGCATCATCGAGAGAAGTCCAGCCCACCTGCAGGTGCAACTGTCAGTTGAGGCGGACAAAGACATCATGAACCGTCCGTTTTACTGGATGTATGTGGAGCGGATGGGCCTGCCCGCCAACCCTGCCATCCTCACGCTGATCTTCGATCCGCAAGCGGCTTCACCCGACCTGAGCGGTGAACTGATGAACTTCGGTTCGCCCCGCTTTGCCCTGCTGTTGGAATCCGCCCAAAAACGGGGGCGTTTCGTTCGTCTGTTCGAATCACCAACCACCGCCGCTCCGCACCCATTGCTCTCCCGGCCGTACGTGCCGTGGTTGGGCGTCAACTTTCTCGTCTCCTATGTCTGCGACCGGAAAAAGGACGAGATTGTCGACCTGGGCATCAATCTGCACAGCGGAGAAGTGGTGACCTCGTTTTACGAACGTCTCCAACACAAACACTGGTCGTCCAAACTGCCCGCCAATCGGCACGTCATCCAACCGCAATTCGGCATCGCCGAAGGCGTAGGCGAACTGGAATTCACCCTGCAAAAGCACATCGAAGAACAGGATCGCACCTGGGCTTATGAGGCCTACGAACAACTGGAACAGGAACTGGATCAGCTGGACCTCTACTACCCGGATCACATGCGCCTCAGCGACGAAACCCGGGCGGAAAAGAAACAACGGATTGGAGAGGCAGTGTGGCAGTACCACCCGCGCGTAGAAGTGTCGGTGGTGAATGCGGGGTTGTTTTATCTGGATGGGGGGAGTTAA
- a CDS encoding DEAD/DEAH box helicase — translation MDRKWLVELMRHIEKDADWSTWDQFRLALEATQAKVVPHFDALQCLQHLHGFEPLPHQIETARRVIGEMRGRAILADEVGLGKTIEAGLILKEYLLRGLVKKVLILVPSSLVLQWTRELNQKFQIPAMAQKKEWMWEKYDILVASIDTAKRDPHRSIVQSHRYDMLIVDEAHKLKNRRTKNWQFINDLQKKYCLLLTATPVQNQLDELYNLVTLLKPGHLGRQSTFQTEHMASKRRAKNPEHLREEIHRVMIRNKRSDSNLSFTRRHVYTVPIQLSPEERALYEGVTRFVRDRYREGRGNLKTLLSLLVLQREVCSSRDAVFLTLFKLFQRGEKGRETVSPEVQHLIDLLRAVKEQSKVRKVVEMLSNSDEKWIIFTEYRATQEMIMRALAEKGISAIPYRGGFQRNKKDWMMELFQKRAQVMVATEAGGEGINLQFCHHIINYDMPWNPMRVEQRIGRVHRLGQTHDVHIYNFATEDTIEEHIIWLLHEKIDMFQSVIGDLETILERLDLKDSMEQNLMQIVIEAKDDREIRERFGQIGDSIHQARSHSGDRTLRQREDSDHESTTSAQLR, via the coding sequence ATGGATCGCAAGTGGTTGGTCGAATTGATGCGACATATCGAGAAAGACGCCGATTGGAGCACGTGGGACCAGTTCCGGTTGGCATTGGAAGCCACTCAAGCGAAAGTCGTTCCACATTTTGACGCGTTGCAGTGCCTTCAGCACCTGCACGGGTTTGAACCGCTCCCTCATCAGATCGAAACGGCCCGCCGCGTAATCGGCGAGATGCGTGGACGAGCAATCTTGGCCGACGAAGTCGGCTTGGGGAAAACGATCGAAGCCGGTTTGATCCTCAAAGAGTATCTCTTGCGCGGATTGGTCAAAAAAGTTCTCATCTTAGTACCGTCCTCTCTCGTCCTTCAGTGGACGCGAGAGTTGAACCAGAAGTTTCAGATTCCAGCGATGGCACAAAAGAAAGAGTGGATGTGGGAGAAATACGACATCCTGGTTGCCTCCATCGATACCGCCAAACGCGATCCGCACCGGAGCATCGTACAGTCTCACCGCTATGACATGCTGATCGTCGACGAAGCACACAAATTGAAAAACCGACGGACGAAAAACTGGCAATTCATCAACGACCTGCAAAAGAAATATTGCCTGTTGCTCACGGCCACACCGGTGCAAAACCAGTTGGATGAGCTGTACAACTTAGTCACGCTGCTCAAACCGGGGCACCTCGGCCGTCAATCCACGTTTCAAACCGAACACATGGCGAGCAAACGCAGAGCAAAAAACCCGGAACACCTTCGCGAGGAAATCCATCGGGTGATGATCCGCAACAAACGGAGCGACAGCAATCTGTCCTTCACCCGGCGGCACGTCTACACCGTTCCCATCCAGCTCTCTCCGGAGGAGCGAGCCTTATACGAAGGGGTCACTCGTTTCGTCCGCGATCGCTACCGGGAAGGCCGTGGAAATCTGAAGACCCTGCTCTCCTTGCTCGTTTTACAACGGGAAGTGTGCAGCAGTCGGGATGCGGTGTTTCTCACGTTGTTCAAGCTGTTCCAGCGGGGAGAAAAAGGACGGGAAACCGTTTCACCGGAAGTGCAGCACCTGATCGACCTGCTCCGCGCCGTCAAGGAACAGTCCAAAGTGAGAAAAGTGGTGGAAATGCTGTCGAACAGCGATGAGAAGTGGATCATTTTCACCGAATACCGTGCCACCCAGGAGATGATCATGCGCGCCCTGGCTGAGAAAGGGATTTCCGCCATCCCGTACCGCGGTGGATTTCAGCGCAACAAGAAGGACTGGATGATGGAACTGTTTCAAAAACGCGCCCAGGTGATGGTGGCCACCGAAGCGGGTGGCGAAGGGATCAACCTGCAGTTCTGCCATCACATCATCAACTACGACATGCCGTGGAACCCGATGCGCGTTGAACAGCGGATCGGACGTGTTCACCGGCTGGGACAAACCCACGATGTGCACATTTACAATTTCGCGACGGAAGATACAATCGAAGAGCATATTATCTGGCTGCTGCATGAGAAAATCGACATGTTCCAGTCGGTGATCGGTGATCTGGAAACGATCCTGGAGCGGCTGGACCTGAAGGACTCGATGGAACAAAACCTGATGCAGATTGTGATAGAAGCGAAAGATGACCGGGAAATCCGCGAACGGTTCGGCCAAATCGGAGACAGCATCCATCAAGCCCGCAGCCACTCCGGTGACCGGACACTACGGCAACGGGAGGATTCAGACCATGAATCCACAACAAGTGCGCAACTTCGCTGA
- a CDS encoding YheC/YheD family protein gives MKPAGWDPERRFLNKWGMHLLLSEQRDAPCHLPETHLLDETSLRCLLQRYERVYIKPAAGFGGRRISLVEQQANNIHWTRQETGERLLFPDWLRFWPSFSSSHSKSDTYIAQQAAPLRTYQNRPFDIRVHLQRDTDNRWVYAGDLVRVAGSGGIVSNVAISGGEVIPTEQVLQASGIEEDPQQSFQEIADWVCRSLDTVDQFEEVGLDLGVDVDGQWWLLEVNTNDAWGGPSHELFAQLPNTKQYDEIRLRYARRVGVPQWLQDIMFGSSATDGGTD, from the coding sequence ATGAAGCCGGCGGGATGGGACCCCGAACGACGTTTTCTCAACAAATGGGGCATGCACCTGTTACTATCGGAACAACGCGACGCCCCCTGCCATCTGCCGGAAACTCACCTGTTGGACGAGACTTCCCTGCGTTGTTTGCTCCAACGATACGAGCGGGTCTATATCAAACCCGCCGCCGGATTCGGTGGTAGACGGATCAGTCTGGTGGAACAACAGGCAAACAATATTCACTGGACCCGGCAAGAAACGGGAGAACGGCTCCTGTTCCCCGATTGGCTCCGTTTCTGGCCGAGCTTCTCCTCCTCCCACTCGAAATCCGACACCTATATCGCCCAACAGGCCGCCCCGCTCCGAACCTACCAGAACCGTCCGTTTGACATCCGAGTCCACCTCCAACGCGATACCGACAACCGTTGGGTGTACGCCGGCGATTTGGTGCGCGTGGCCGGGAGTGGAGGCATCGTTTCCAATGTGGCGATCTCCGGAGGCGAGGTGATCCCGACGGAACAAGTGTTACAGGCATCGGGAATTGAGGAAGACCCCCAACAATCTTTTCAAGAGATCGCCGATTGGGTGTGCCGGTCGCTGGATACGGTTGATCAGTTTGAGGAAGTGGGACTGGATTTGGGAGTAGACGTGGACGGGCAATGGTGGCTGTTGGAAGTGAATACCAATGATGCGTGGGGTGGACCCAGCCACGAATTGTTCGCCCAATTGCCCAACACCAAACAATATGACGAGATTCGCCTCCGCTACGCCCGACGCGTCGGTGTTCCGCAATGGTTGCAGGACATCATGTTCGGCTCTTCCGCTACAGATGGCGGGACGGATTGA
- the panD gene encoding aspartate 1-decarboxylase, producing MLHMTCKGKIHRARVTEANLDYVGSITIDEQLMEAASIRPFEMVQINGLRSAQTWQTYAIPAPFGSGEICVNGPPAHLFRVGDLVIILSIGFYTESDLERFQHLIVLVDEKNHLVDVKSYTQHSAHHIRGGDGK from the coding sequence ATGCTGCATATGACGTGCAAAGGAAAAATTCATCGGGCAAGGGTAACGGAGGCAAATCTCGACTATGTCGGGAGCATCACTATTGATGAACAATTGATGGAAGCCGCTTCGATCCGCCCGTTTGAAATGGTGCAGATCAACGGTCTCCGCTCCGCCCAGACGTGGCAGACTTACGCCATCCCCGCTCCCTTCGGAAGCGGAGAGATCTGCGTCAACGGTCCACCCGCCCATTTGTTCCGAGTGGGAGACCTCGTGATCATCCTCAGTATCGGCTTCTACACCGAATCAGATTTGGAACGGTTTCAGCACCTTATCGTTTTGGTGGATGAAAAAAACCATCTCGTTGACGTCAAATCCTACACTCAGCATTCCGCCCATCACATCCGTGGGGGAGATGGGAAATGA
- the gcvT gene encoding glycine cleavage system aminomethyltransferase GcvT, which yields MSELKRTPLYDVYKDKAKLVPFAGWEMPVQFSGIKAEHESVRTRAGLFDVSHMGEVEISGPDALALVQKLTTNDASKLQVGQAQYSLMCYPDGGTVDDLLVYRGEDSFMLVINAANIEKDLEWIEKHAEGEVTVRDISRETAQLALQGPLAEQILQKLTRTDLSSIGFFRFQHDVDLDGTIALVSRSGYTGEDGFEIYLSPDDAPALWNKILEAGAEEGVVPCGLGARDTLRLEARLPLYGHELSASISPLEAGLGFAVKLDKGDFIGRDALIKQKEEGVPRKLVGLEMIGRGIARAHYPVYVGEEEVGEVTSGTQSPTLGKNVALALIDSRHVEMGNRVHVDVRGKRVEAAIVPTPFYKRPKK from the coding sequence TTGTCGGAATTGAAGCGTACCCCTTTATATGACGTGTACAAAGATAAAGCGAAGCTGGTTCCCTTCGCCGGGTGGGAGATGCCGGTACAATTTTCAGGTATCAAAGCGGAGCACGAATCTGTACGGACGCGCGCGGGGTTGTTCGACGTCTCTCATATGGGAGAAGTGGAGATCAGTGGTCCTGATGCATTGGCGCTGGTGCAGAAGCTGACGACCAACGACGCTTCCAAATTGCAAGTGGGACAGGCGCAATACTCGTTGATGTGCTACCCGGACGGCGGTACAGTGGATGATTTGCTCGTGTACAGGGGAGAAGACTCGTTCATGTTGGTCATCAATGCCGCCAATATCGAAAAGGATCTGGAATGGATCGAGAAGCACGCTGAAGGGGAAGTTACGGTACGGGACATTTCCCGGGAAACGGCCCAGTTGGCGCTGCAGGGGCCGCTCGCCGAGCAGATCCTGCAAAAGTTGACCCGAACCGATCTCTCTTCTATCGGATTCTTCCGTTTCCAGCACGATGTTGATCTCGACGGGACGATTGCGCTCGTGTCCCGCTCCGGATATACCGGAGAAGACGGCTTCGAAATCTACCTGAGTCCGGACGATGCGCCCGCGCTGTGGAACAAAATCCTGGAAGCGGGTGCGGAAGAAGGGGTAGTACCGTGCGGATTGGGCGCCCGGGACACGCTGCGTCTGGAGGCGCGTCTCCCGCTGTACGGACATGAGCTGTCTGCCAGCATCTCCCCGTTGGAAGCCGGGCTGGGATTCGCTGTGAAGCTGGATAAAGGCGATTTTATCGGACGGGATGCTCTGATCAAACAAAAAGAAGAGGGTGTGCCGCGTAAATTGGTCGGTCTGGAGATGATCGGACGGGGGATCGCTCGTGCGCATTATCCGGTGTATGTGGGTGAGGAGGAAGTGGGTGAAGTCACTTCCGGCACGCAATCGCCCACGTTGGGCAAAAACGTGGCGCTCGCTTTGATCGACTCCCGGCATGTGGAGATGGGGAACCGCGTGCATGTGGATGTGCGAGGCAAACGGGTGGAAGCTGCAATCGTGCCCACACCCTTTTACAAAAGACCGAAAAAATAA